Below is a window of Coriobacterium glomerans PW2 DNA.
AGATTCCCGTCCTGCCTTGCCCGGCATCCGGGTTCGCGGCGGCAGAATCGAGCCCGTCGACGGGGATCAGCCCATCAGAGGGCGCGGTTTCGACCGCAGCGGGTTTCTCTGCGAGAAGCTGCTGCTCGGAGCTGCGGCGCTGATCGGCGATATAGGTATCGAATGGAATGTCGTCGGGGAACTCGCGCTCGCCTCGATATGGACAGACCTCGTCCATGATGCCGAGCAGCGCGGCGACTGAAGACTTGTTGCACACCGCGCCCGAGGTGTAGGGCAGAGCGACCCGATTGAGCAGAATGGCGATCGCGCGAAGAAGCGGCACGCCCGCCGTCAGAATCGCGAGGATCCAAAGAATGATCTTCACCGCAGCGGGCAGCGGAAGAATCCTCATGACCATGAATACCGCCGGCAGCACCATCGCCGCGGGCATGAGCTTGGCGATCAGGGGACGATAGGTCGCGTACGGCATCTGAGCGAACACGTCTGCGCGCGGAGAATCATAATGGGCGACGACGACGACCGGACGATTGCGCGGCGATGCCATCGGTCCTGACGCCTCATGATGGGCGATGACGTTCTGACTCAGCCCTCCGGCGCCTATGCTCGGCAAAACGACGCGGCCATGCCTCTCGAGCGTGAAGAGCGCGCAAGCGGCGATGACCAGAAGAAATCCGATGACCCCCGCTGCCCCGCCGAATCCGGCGAGCACCGAGGCGATGAAGACGAGCACGCCAAGAACCGCCGATATGATCCTCGGTGAACCCGAGGCGCTGAACTCCTGCACCTCGGGCGCGAAGCCGTGGCGCCTGAACGTCTTTGCTATCTCGTCGGCAGCTGCTCGCTCCTCCATGCTGCACGCAGGCGTTATCCCCGTACTCTGAAGTAGGTGGTTGAGGTAATTCCGGGTCTGTGCCATCTGGACTCCGCATCCATGTACCGATATAGTCATCGGCGAGGCCCCGCACGGAGCGCTGCGCCCATACATTCTCGCAAGTATACCGCGATTCCATGATATCTGCAGCTATCGAGCAGAGCGGCGGCAAGTCTGACTGTTATATACCCTCTATCTCCATATCGATTGGAACGACAGGTCGGCTGCTGCTGGGAGAGCCCCCGAGACGACTAGCCGCGCCGGTGCTCATGCGAGCGCCTCCAGAGCTTCAGGAACCTGCCCATCTGCGCGGTCTCGATGCGCTGATAGGAACTGTTCGGAAGAGAGTGCAGGAACTTCTTTCCGTAGCCCTTCGTCATGAGACGAGAATCAGCCAAGACGAGCACCCCCCTGTCGGACGAGGAGCGGATGAGCCGACCGGCAGCCTGCTTGATCTCCAAGACGGCATCGGGCAACGCATATTTCGCCCAGGCTCGATCCTCGCGCAGGCTCCGCTCGCAGGACAGCGGATCCGTGGGACTCGTGAACGGAAGCTTCGGGATCACCACGCAGCGCAGGGTTTCACCCGAGGCGTCGAAACCCTCCCAGAACGCCTTGAGGGCGAAAAGCGAGGACTCCGTCTTTTGAACGAATCTATCGCGGAGCTGCTTGCCGGGCGCGCCGCGCAGCTGGCAGCCGAGCTCCAGACCCGCACGAGCCAGACGCGGCTCCACGCGTTCGAACAGCGTCTCCATATCGCGCCTGTTCGTGAATAGGGTGAGCGTGGAGCCTCCCATGGCCATGTGCACATCGCACAGTATGTTCTCCAGCGCGTCGATGTAGGCGTCCCGATCTCGGGGATCTGGCATGTCTGCCGCCACGACGACCGCCATGTTCTCGTCGAAGTCGTAGCTCGATTCCAAATGGAGATCGCGATGCGCGTCGGCGCCCAGACGATCCAGACCGACTTGATGATCGAAATGCTTGAAAGATCCAGATACGGAGATGGTCGCCGAAGTGAAGATCGCGGTGTGCACCTCGGGCAGCCACTGCTCGGCGAGGGCTTCACCGATGTCGATGCGCTCTGCGACGAGCTCCTCCCCTCCCGCTTTGGACCTTCGATTGATGCGGATGGAATAGACGAACCGATCGTCCTGACCGCAGACGATAAGATCAATCGCAGCCGCCAGATCCTTGAGCCTGCGCGCGCCGTCAGCGACCTCGATGAGGCCTTCGCCGGTCTCATCTGCCGTCGCCTCCGTCAGCGCGACGAGATCGCGCGCCGCATCGCGGACGGCATCGCGCGCCGCGCGCCCGAAGCGGTCGAGTCTCTTCCAAGCATCCGAGGCGCGCAGCTCCGGGCCGATCCAGAGCACGGATCTGTCAAAGCCCCCCGTCCGGCTCGATGAGGCCGCGTCGCGAACCGCATCGAACATCTCCGCCATCGCTGCTCCCGCACGGCAGACATGCGCCGCCGCCTTCGCTGCGAGACCCATATGAAGCGTGGCCGCTTCCGATGAGGCCGCGTCGCGAATGAGACGACCGAGAACCCCCACCCGCTCGTCGCCGAGCCGCTCGAAGACGGATCGGGTTTCGTCCGCCGAAACACTCACCGCCCATTGACGTCGCGCCTCGCCCTCGATCGAATGTGCCTCATCGATCACCCAATGCCTGATCGGCGGCAAGATCTTGCCCTCCGCCGCGACATTGCGAAACAAAAGCGAATGATTGGTCACAACGATATCCGCTCGCGCGGCGCGGCGGCGGGCGCCGTGCACCAGGCATTTGTCCGGAAAGAACGGGCACAGACGCCGCGCGCACTCGCGCGATGCGCACGTGAGATCGCTTCGACTCACGCTTCTCCAGCGAATTCCCAAAGAATCGAGATCACCGGCGGGTGCCTGGCACACATGGGCATAGATGACCGCCACCGCCGTCAGGGTAT
It encodes the following:
- a CDS encoding helicase C-terminal domain-containing protein — its product is MISSASSSRLASRIARAVLPGTPSAVIEAYQSLPDRARTRTFGLIEQDVVVLDTETTGLSRQDDELIEISAAVLSGREVTERFETFVRPSKPIPAEIVELTGIRDADVRDAPPATQAVRDLARFVGGRPVIAHNAAFDRAFIEAVPGGSDASDIWIDSLALSRIALPRLASHRLSSLAETFGCADVSHRAGDDVRALCGVWRILLCALADLPAGLLRRLADMHPDVAWSYRPIFSHIASENPGEHFSLAQSRSDVLRDDASRDHVDADELPALDLPARSEIASMFCPGSLVDRMYPSFEPRPEQTEMALSVRDALETSTHRVIEAGTGVGKSIAYLIPAAEAAKRNRITIGVATKSNNLADQLMFHELPKLAAELDGGLSFCALKGSDHYPCLRKLEAMSRGSAEIKTRRDPADTLTAVAVIYAHVCQAPAGDLDSLGIRWRSVSRSDLTCASRECARRLCPFFPDKCLVHGARRRAARADIVVTNHSLLFRNVAAEGKILPPIRHWVIDEAHSIEGEARRQWAVSVSADETRSVFERLGDERVGVLGRLIRDAASSEAATLHMGLAAKAAAHVCRAGAAMAEMFDAVRDAASSSRTGGFDRSVLWIGPELRASDAWKRLDRFGRAARDAVRDAARDLVALTEATADETGEGLIEVADGARRLKDLAAAIDLIVCGQDDRFVYSIRINRRSKAGGEELVAERIDIGEALAEQWLPEVHTAIFTSATISVSGSFKHFDHQVGLDRLGADAHRDLHLESSYDFDENMAVVVAADMPDPRDRDAYIDALENILCDVHMAMGGSTLTLFTNRRDMETLFERVEPRLARAGLELGCQLRGAPGKQLRDRFVQKTESSLFALKAFWEGFDASGETLRCVVIPKLPFTSPTDPLSCERSLREDRAWAKYALPDAVLEIKQAAGRLIRSSSDRGVLVLADSRLMTKGYGKKFLHSLPNSSYQRIETAQMGRFLKLWRRSHEHRRG